The segment acaaCGACGGCTCTACTCAGGTAACGGCGGAAGATCCAAAAGACGACCGCTTACAGCAGGTCGGTAACCAGCAGAAAGCATTGGATTCAAAAGAATGAGAAAGGTTGAGTAAAGCAAGACATTaggaaaaattcaaaatTAAGTCCTCTAGATCGCCAGCCCCAAAGAAAATGACCGTTAAATCAATTGAGAAAAAAGGCTCTAGACGATAGCCATTCTGACTTTGATCGCGTGAAGGTTTAGGAGCTGTACATGTGTATGTTTACTGCCAGAATAGCTTAAGAACGTACATTAAAAGGTCTGCGCATCTTCGATAGAAGAAAGCAATACGAATTGAAGCCGTTCGAGTCAAGATCGAAGTTGTCATTAAAACGAGAGAGCGGGAGGATTTTTTGCTGTTGCCGCCTTAGGAAATCAGTCCTTCACTAAATGCCATCTAAAACCCGAGGCATACAATGAGTCTCTGAGAGATAACCGCTAAGATGATGTGAAAAAAAGTATAGTTTATCCATTAACCATTCattggaaaagttcaagCACTGTATTATAAAGGTTAGAGAATAGTAATGCAAAATTCATTTAGGTACACTTGATGCAACCTTGACTTCTGAGATCCGTAAGACCATGTATTATGAGCCAAACTTCCGTTCAGTCTTATTCAATTTCCATGGCattatcttcatcatcaggATCAGTTACTTGACTAGgaatcttcatctttttaGGCAATCCTACAATATCCATCGTCAAAGGAGCTCGCTTCTTCGACGTTTGGAATAGAGTGAAGCTTGATTCCTGGATTTGTGCATTGACCATAAGTGGGTGGTCGGTATCCAAAGTCATTGACACATTGAGCTCTAATGCATGCAATAAAAGTTCCTGAGCTGCAGAATTCGTAGGACATAGGGACAAGGAGACATGGAAATGATCTATTGCTTTTTGAAGTTGCTTAGTTTTCAGATAAAGAAATCCTAAAGAGCAATAAGTATCGGAGCTCTTGTTAGAAACTTCTAGAACGGCCTTGAAGCATTTGATTGCCCTTTCGTTTTCACCAAGCCTTCTATAAGCGTGGGCCAAGTTCATTTGTATCGAAACGGATGTCTTGGATGTGGGatcaagctcttccacGGCTTCCAATGCGCGTTTaagaaatttcttggccttaTGTAGGTCATTTCTCCTGAAATACATTACGCCCATCTCATTCAAAAGTAGCGGATCCTGAGGGCATACATCATATGAAAGAGTGAAATACTCCTCGGCCAGCGATATGGTATTCAATGCCATGTACTGCATGCCTAAAAACAAGTTTGGCAAATGGATGCCAGGAAAAAATCTAGCCGCCGTGGAGTACGCGGAAATGGCTTGCTCTTGCTCACCTTCAATGGCGTAGGTGTGAGCGAAGCCTAACCATGCTGGGGCAAAATTTGGATCCAATATTGATGACTTCGAGAAGTATTTTCGGGCCTCGCCTATTTTCTCGACAACCATGTAATATGTAGCCACGGAAAACCAAGTAATCGGACTTTTGGGGACATTCTCAGCCAATCTGTGAGATAGCAGAAACAGTTTGTTCTTAGAGTTGAGTTCATAAAGACACGAGATGTAGATGGGCAATACATCCGGATTATACTCATCACGTTCAAGTATAACTTCGCATAGATCCAAACACTTGAGAAATTTGCACTGAGTATGGTATACCTCTACTTGATACCTCATTATATCCACGTTTAACTCTAGATTGTTTTCCCGTATGAGCCCTTTCCGAGCCGATGAACTCTTTTCCCAGTTGATGTATTTGGAGAGTCTTAACATATACAGGTTCTTGACCATATCTTGGTTGTCGCCTAAAACCGAAAAATCCAATTCCAAAGCTTCTAATAGATCCCATTCTTCACGAGGAGTAAGCAAGTTTCTTGCCGTGAGCTCAGCAAATGcttcgaaatttttcacaTCGACTAAGAGCGCCTCTTTGAATGACTCCTTAGCCTTCGATATGCTATTTTGTGCAGCGTAAATCTTACCTCGTAGAAAGCATAAAGACGATTCCAATTTGACACCGCCGTCGTTCTGCTTTTTTGCATCCTGGTCCGCCGCCTCAGAGAATGGATTACTCTCGCCGACCACATCGAGCGCTTCATCATATTTCTGCAAGGTTACAAGACACAGAGCCAGGAGATATCGACACATTATGCTGACGCTCTCGAGCATGTCTTTGGTGAGTAGGTCCACTGCTCTCACATACGATCCGCTACAGTAATACACTTGAGCCAGCCAAAATGCATCGTTGGGATCGCCTGTCAAAGTATATATTTTATTCGCCACGAACTCCGCAGTGCCATATAAATGCTGCATCAGGGCATCGTGCCTCCACAGTCGCAGTCTCTCGATGGAGGACAGATCGGCAATGTCCAATTGGTTCAGCTCATCCACAGCAGACGTTGTCGTAGTGGTAAGAGTCGTAGTAGCCAATGGCTCATTATCACCATGCAATTGCTTGTCGCCGGAATCTCTGTATTCCCGCTGCAAGCTGACTTTCCGCAACGTCGAAGGCATGGTCGAGCCAAAAAGACCGCTTTTTGAAATAGAAGCCAGCAGACTAACGCCATTGCCGCCAGAGCCACCGTGATGGTGCGGCGTAGCCAGCGATTG is part of the Torulaspora globosa chromosome 7, complete sequence genome and harbors:
- the CDC16 gene encoding anaphase promoting complex subunit CDC16 (ancestral locus Anc_2.665) is translated as MREPEADWQPLDISGGGGSMSSDGTPTQHNSTLAISPFVTGRSSTRINASQSERQRQNSPNEAVERRDGQEWNAEGMAKNSVYQSIANSPLVQKANASITAQSLATPHHHGGSGGNGVSLLASISKSGLFGSTMPSTLRKVSLQREYRDSGDKQLHGDNEPLATTTLTTTTTSAVDELNQLDIADLSSIERLRLWRHDALMQHLYGTAEFVANKIYTLTGDPNDAFWLAQVYYCSGSYVRAVDLLTKDMLESVSIMCRYLLALCLVTLQKYDEALDVVGESNPFSEAADQDAKKQNDGGVKLESSLCFLRGKIYAAQNSISKAKESFKEALLVDVKNFEAFAELTARNLLTPREEWDLLEALELDFSVLGDNQDMVKNLYMLRLSKYINWEKSSSARKGLIRENNLELNVDIMRYQVEVYHTQCKFLKCLDLCEVILERDEYNPDVLPIYISCLYELNSKNKLFLLSHRLAENVPKSPITWFSVATYYMVVEKIGEARKYFSKSSILDPNFAPAWLGFAHTYAIEGEQEQAISAYSTAARFFPGIHLPNLFLGMQYMALNTISLAEEYFTLSYDVCPQDPLLLNEMGVMYFRRNDLHKAKKFLKRALEAVEELDPTSKTSVSIQMNLAHAYRRLGENERAIKCFKAVLEVSNKSSDTYCSLGFLYLKTKQLQKAIDHFHVSLSLCPTNSAAQELLLHALELNVSMTLDTDHPLMVNAQIQESSFTLFQTSKKRAPLTMDIVGLPKKMKIPSQVTDPDDEDNAMEIE